One part of the Myxococcales bacterium genome encodes these proteins:
- a CDS encoding AgmX/PglI C-terminal domain-containing protein: MPKYTWSDFRADILCIDWEYYYDRKLLLCLLASFIVHLALWQVFRVLPIEEQLNLTIGKIEVPNLIEIPNDFTDDIIPPRVVEAVNRTDLGDRGQPGAPGGGQGGPAAAKGPGGNLVELLNRNQGLIELLTREDKSGDWFEKIHGSNDLSNLPAGGVRIASRDGRQPLGGGEGPLAVATTVQNLLPNPGSVPLAEREIHKVISRVQPPEVATGDADVDRQIRHTLRARMPAVKNCYEQVLKLHGDLSGTIVLRLQFGAAGEVQSAVVTRDTMGNAEVAACVARVLQGIRTPAPLGRTAEVQAPYVFTAVR; this comes from the coding sequence ATGCCGAAGTACACCTGGTCGGATTTCCGAGCGGACATTCTTTGCATCGATTGGGAATACTACTACGATCGCAAACTGCTGCTCTGCCTGCTGGCTTCCTTCATCGTCCACCTCGCGCTTTGGCAGGTCTTTCGCGTGTTGCCGATCGAGGAGCAGTTGAATCTGACGATCGGCAAAATCGAGGTGCCGAACCTGATCGAGATCCCCAACGATTTTACGGATGACATCATTCCGCCGCGCGTGGTCGAGGCCGTGAATCGGACCGACCTCGGCGACCGCGGGCAGCCGGGCGCCCCGGGCGGCGGGCAAGGCGGACCGGCGGCCGCGAAAGGCCCCGGCGGCAACCTGGTCGAGCTGCTCAACCGCAATCAGGGATTGATCGAACTGTTGACCCGCGAGGACAAAAGCGGCGACTGGTTCGAAAAAATCCACGGCTCCAACGATCTGTCGAACCTGCCGGCCGGCGGCGTGCGGATCGCTTCGCGCGACGGGCGCCAGCCGCTCGGCGGCGGCGAAGGGCCGCTGGCGGTCGCGACCACGGTACAGAATCTGCTGCCGAATCCGGGATCGGTGCCCTTGGCCGAACGCGAGATTCACAAGGTGATTTCCCGGGTGCAGCCGCCGGAGGTGGCGACCGGCGACGCCGATGTCGACCGGCAAATCCGCCACACGCTGCGCGCCCGGATGCCGGCGGTCAAGAATTGCTACGAACAGGTGTTGAAGCTGCACGGCGACTTGTCCGGGACGATCGTTCTGCGGCTGCAATTCGGCGCGGCGGGGGAGGTGCAATCGGCCGTGGTGACGCGCGACACGATGGGCAACGCCGAGGTCGCCGCCTGCGTGGCCCGGGTGCTGCAAGGCATCCGCACGCCCGCGCCGCTCGGCCGCACGGCCGAGGTGCAGGCGCCGTACGTGTTCACGGCAGTGAGGTAA
- a CDS encoding radical SAM protein: MRILMVYPNRNRYLCPAPVGALLVTERLRHDGHDVRFLDLMHVRDPQVSLRAALAEHRPELIGFSIRNVDNQTMGDLDRPLDEAAELAALVKRESAAPLLLGGTAVTTFPAQIRAKLGADYAMAGDDADAVARFVASLANGSPDPEAPGLTARLDARTIQNPPSIRGYQKQRFTGYADLDLKTYRKRGYYDCGVVTHSGCPLGCSFCDAHRTFGREYVLRDPQTVIEELTELSRLRGARSVWLINSGINRPLAYGKEILARIAEARLKLVLSCIVEPGEFDAELARLLRRAGCTSAMIFGSTLSDPVLERNQPFYRAKDVVEIATHLRDAKVPYFLGQMYGAPGETIAGVRASLELAYRLKPAMIITGFGLRVQWDTPLREVAVREGVIAADDDCFVARFYTSPETPPAEAQACLKAFRRRHPWQMARFAAFIGQSIADQFFR; this comes from the coding sequence ATGCGCATCCTGATGGTCTACCCGAATCGCAATCGCTACCTCTGCCCGGCGCCGGTCGGCGCGCTCCTGGTGACCGAACGGCTCCGTCACGACGGACACGACGTCCGGTTTCTGGATCTGATGCACGTCCGCGACCCGCAAGTTTCGTTGCGCGCGGCGCTGGCGGAGCACCGGCCCGAACTGATCGGCTTTTCCATTCGTAACGTCGATAATCAGACGATGGGGGATCTCGATCGGCCGCTCGACGAGGCCGCCGAACTGGCCGCGCTGGTCAAGCGGGAAAGCGCGGCGCCGCTGTTGCTCGGCGGCACCGCGGTGACCACCTTCCCCGCCCAAATACGCGCCAAGCTCGGCGCCGATTACGCCATGGCCGGGGACGACGCGGACGCGGTCGCCCGCTTCGTCGCCTCGCTGGCGAATGGCTCTCCCGATCCGGAGGCGCCCGGCTTGACCGCGCGACTCGACGCTCGAACGATCCAAAACCCGCCGTCCATTCGGGGTTATCAAAAACAACGCTTCACCGGTTACGCCGACCTCGACCTGAAAACCTACCGAAAAAGGGGGTATTACGACTGCGGCGTCGTCACCCATTCCGGCTGCCCGCTGGGGTGTTCGTTCTGCGACGCCCATCGCACCTTCGGCCGCGAATACGTCCTGCGCGATCCGCAGACGGTGATCGAGGAACTGACCGAACTCTCCCGGCTGCGCGGCGCGCGCTCGGTCTGGCTGATCAACTCCGGCATCAACCGGCCGCTGGCGTACGGCAAGGAAATCCTGGCGCGGATCGCCGAAGCGCGGTTGAAGCTGGTTCTTAGTTGCATCGTCGAGCCGGGCGAGTTCGACGCCGAACTGGCCCGCCTGCTGCGCCGCGCCGGTTGCACCAGCGCGATGATTTTCGGTTCCACGCTGTCGGACCCGGTGCTCGAGCGCAATCAGCCCTTCTACCGCGCGAAGGACGTGGTGGAAATCGCCACCCATCTGCGCGACGCCAAGGTGCCGTACTTTCTCGGCCAGATGTACGGCGCTCCCGGCGAGACCATCGCCGGCGTGCGCGCTTCCCTCGAACTCGCCTATCGCTTGAAGCCGGCGATGATCATCACCGGCTTCGGTTTGCGCGTGCAGTGGGACACACCGCTCCGGGAGGTCGCCGTGCGAGAGGGAGTGATCGCGGCGGATGACGATTGCTTCGTCGCGCGCTTCTATACTTCGCCGGAAACGCCGCCGGCCGAGGCGCAGGCTTGCCTGAAAGCCTTCCGCCGCCGTCACCCGTGGCAGATGGCGCGTTTCGCGGCGTTCATCGGCCAAAGCATCGCCGATCAGTTCTTCCGCTGA
- a CDS encoding glycosyltransferase family 39 protein: protein MDHDSSFKNFNRTDWWLLGLFVLLKILIHLLTDTHGAYGYFRDELYYLDCARHLDWGYVDQPPLSILILAVTRALFGTSLLAIRLPVMLIGAATVVLTGLLAGEMGGGRFARCLACLAVLTAPIFLAMGSFFSMNAFDQFFWVSAGYVLVRLIKTENPRLWLWFGLIAGLGLENKTSIGFFGVSLVAAMAATPLRRHFRFWQFWAGGSIAALLLLPHLLWQIHHDWPTLEFMRNASLYKNMPTTLLSFFTGQLLMIGPLNTPVWLAGLLSLFLARDGRRYAVFGIVYLLLFVTFHLTNGKVYYLSPAYPLLLAPGAVWLEKALARRRWAQAAAVGLLAVGGMAVAPLAIPVLAPEPFLRYQDALGMRAPQQERAHSGALPQHLGDRLGWEEFVALVADAYARLEPADRAKCAVLVSNYGEAGAINQLGARYGLPRAISGYMNYYLWGPGDATGEVLLAYWPRKEDLVPLFDRVDEVARFHHPYVMARQNDRPLFLCRGLKIPLAEAWKLIKTYY from the coding sequence ATGGATCACGATTCGTCATTCAAGAATTTCAATCGGACCGATTGGTGGCTGTTGGGCCTGTTCGTTTTGTTGAAAATCCTGATCCATCTGCTGACCGACACCCACGGCGCCTACGGTTATTTCCGCGACGAGTTGTATTACCTCGATTGCGCCCGTCACCTTGATTGGGGCTACGTGGATCAGCCGCCGCTGTCGATTCTGATCCTGGCGGTCACCCGCGCGCTTTTCGGGACCTCTCTGTTGGCGATTCGCTTGCCCGTCATGTTGATCGGCGCGGCGACCGTCGTATTGACCGGCCTTCTAGCCGGCGAAATGGGCGGCGGACGGTTCGCGCGGTGCCTGGCTTGTCTGGCGGTCCTGACCGCCCCGATCTTCCTGGCGATGGGCAGTTTCTTCTCGATGAACGCGTTCGACCAATTTTTCTGGGTTTCGGCCGGTTACGTGCTCGTTCGCTTGATCAAAACGGAGAACCCGCGACTCTGGCTTTGGTTCGGCCTGATCGCGGGCCTGGGCTTGGAAAACAAGACCAGCATCGGCTTTTTCGGGGTGTCACTGGTCGCGGCCATGGCGGCCACGCCGTTGCGTCGGCACTTTCGCTTTTGGCAATTTTGGGCCGGCGGCTCGATCGCCGCGCTACTCTTGCTGCCCCATCTGCTCTGGCAAATCCACCACGACTGGCCGACGCTCGAATTCATGCGCAATGCCAGCCTGTATAAAAACATGCCGACCACCCTGCTTTCGTTCTTCACGGGCCAACTCCTGATGATCGGTCCGCTCAACACCCCCGTCTGGCTGGCGGGTTTGCTTTCCCTTTTCCTGGCCCGGGATGGACGGCGCTACGCGGTGTTCGGCATCGTCTACCTTCTGTTGTTCGTCACCTTCCATTTGACCAACGGCAAGGTCTATTACCTTTCGCCCGCCTACCCGCTGCTGCTGGCGCCCGGCGCGGTCTGGCTGGAAAAAGCCCTCGCCCGGCGGCGTTGGGCGCAGGCGGCCGCCGTCGGTTTGCTGGCGGTTGGCGGAATGGCGGTGGCTCCCCTGGCGATTCCGGTCCTTGCCCCGGAGCCCTTTTTGCGTTACCAGGATGCCTTGGGCATGCGCGCCCCCCAACAGGAACGGGCGCACAGCGGTGCATTGCCGCAACATCTGGGCGACCGCCTGGGCTGGGAGGAATTCGTCGCCCTGGTGGCGGACGCCTATGCCAGGCTCGAGCCGGCCGACCGGGCGAAGTGCGCCGTTCTCGTCAGCAATTACGGCGAGGCCGGCGCGATCAATCAGCTTGGGGCCCGCTACGGGTTGCCGCGCGCCATCTCCGGTTACATGAACTATTACCTCTGGGGCCCGGGCGACGCGACCGGCGAGGTGCTGCTGGCTTACTGGCCACGGAAAGAAGACCTAGTGCCCCTCTTCGACCGCGTCGACGAGGTGGCACGATTCCATCACCCGTACGTCATGGCGCGCCAGAACGACCGGCCGCTGTTTTTATGCCGCGGGCTCAAGATACCGTTGGCCGAGGCGTGGAAGCTCATTAAAACCTATTATTGA